The Triticum aestivum cultivar Chinese Spring chromosome 6D, IWGSC CS RefSeq v2.1, whole genome shotgun sequence genomic sequence ACTTTTTTACGCTGTCATGGAATCTAAAAACATCTTATAAGGAGTTATGGAGGGATTATCATTTTGGTTGGTGCTCACCATCACATACAAAAAGGTCGTCTTCATCCCTTGTCACGCATCCGATTTGCCCCCTCCTTTTTTCCTCGCCGCTCCAAATTTCTCCTCACACATCCTCTACATCTCGAGATCAATATGGTGGTTGAGCATTTCTTCCCCATGATTAGAGAGGAAACATCGAACCCTAGGTTTGTCGACGGTTATCAAACGACAGGCGACCAAGAGGTGAAAGACAAAATTTCCATTCCAACAAAATTACACCCCGTTGTGCATCCCTTTGACTCTCAATGTAAAACGGATAAACAGCTGAACAAGAATATTTCGTATACAGAACGATTCAAAATGCAGCGGGTGTTTGACTCGCGTTTGACCGGTCGACcagccgtcttcctcctctcgagGCAACAACTCGGCGAGGTAAAGCGAGCGAGATAGACAGacgaagaaaaaaaaacaaaggcGGAACCTTTATCACGCCAGCAAATTGGGTCGGCAAGCAAGAAAGTCCGACGAGCTTCTCTCTTTGGTCGCCGATGGTTGGCGTCCGCAGGCATCAGATGTGCAAGACCAAGAGCGCcacggccaccgccgccgctccctccATGGCCCGCTCCTCCGCCACCACCCCGACCACCCACGGCCGCCGCTCGCCCCGCGGGAACACCAACGGCACCCACCGGACCTCCTACTCCACCTCCTCCGCCgcgctctccacctcctcctcctccgcggcctcctCCCTGGAGGCCCTCAAGAAGGACTCGCTCCCGGACCTGCCGCTCCTCCTCACCttcgccgagctcgccgccgccaccaagaaCTTCTCCCCCGCGCACCGCCTGGCCCCCGGGTCGTCCAACTCGTTCCGGTGCGCGCTGCGGGGCCACCCGGCCGCCGTCTTCCGCCGCGCGCTGCGGCGGGATCCGGCCGAGGTGTCGGCGCGGCTCGCGGTCCTCGGCCACTGCCACCACGCCGCCATCGCGCGGCTCTACGGCGCCGCGGCGTCCCCCGACGGCGCCCTCTTCCTCGCGTACGAGCTCGTCCCGGGCGCGGCGCCGCTCTCCGCGCTCCTCCGCGGCGCCAACAACCCGTCCTTCACGCCGCTCGCCTCCTGGCACTCGCGGCTCCGGCTCGCCGCCGACGCCTGCGACGCGCTCAGCTACGTGCACCTGCAGGCCGGGACCGTCCACAaccgcctctcctcctcctccgtcctcgtGTGCGGACAGGGCCCGCTGCTCCGTGCCAAGCTCGCGCACTTCGGGTCCGCGGACCTCGCCGGGGAGCTCCCGGACGACGAATCCGGCGACAAGGAGGCCAGGCAGCGGCGCACGGGGAGCCGCGGGAGGCGGATCGAGGGCACGCGCGGGTACATGGCGCCGGAGCTGACCGCGGGCGGGTCGCCGACGCGGCGGTCGGACGTGTTCGCGCTgggcgtgctgctgctggagctggtgTCCGGGCAGGAGCCGGTGCGGTACGAGTTCAACAAGGCGACCGGGGACTACGAGCGCACGTCGCTGATCGAGAGCGCCTCCGCCGCGTCGGcgtccggcggcggggaggggaTGCGGCAGTGGGTGGACCGGCGGCTCAAGGACTCGTTCCCCGTCGATGCCGCGGAGGCGCTCACCACTCTGGCGCTGCAGTGCGTGTCCAAGGAGCCCGCGGCGCGGCCGGAGATGTCGTGGGTGGCCGCCAAGGTGTCCAAGCTGTTCCTGGAGGCGCAGGACTGGGCCGACAAGTTCCGCATCCCCACCGACATCTCCATCTCCATGGCTCCCAGGTGAGCTCAGATCCTAACTGCCGCCGAGCGCCATGGCCGATCAATTGCTCGCCGGAGCTGTGATTCGGCTCCAAGTTGTGGCTGCTGCCAGAGAATTGTTGAGTGGATGCCATGGAATTGTTGATAGATTAGTTGATTGATGTTGGATGTTGCCGTGGCGATCACATGCGTGTGATGCTAACAACAGATGAGGGCTACCGCTGCTAATGTGGACGTGTGCAGATAAATCACCATTGGCGTCTTTGTCCTCTTGTTCTTGGTTCTTACTGCTGATGTGCACATGAGTGGTTTGTGATTTAGTTTACACAGATCCAGCTTTGTCATTGTTAACAAAAGAAGGTTGATGCAACACTCCTACTCCTACATCTGAAAAGATTCAGCTTTGTAGACAAAAGCATGTGAGTGGAAATGTCATGCAGAGTCCATTCCACACTGAAACAGGGCAAGGGGCGCTGGCCTCATTTGGTCCAGAGGATTTTTGGCAACTGTAACCCCTACACAATTTCCTGAATTTCATAGGGAAATTACGGATCTACGCTATGTTTCATAggaaaatttccatccactccaacctctcgAAGAAATTTGCAGAGTGTTTTTAACCTGCTGGATCCGAGTTGACTTTTAAACTTAATGTTTCTCCAATTTCCACGTTTTATGGAGTCTTGTTAAACAAAGACTTGATGAGAGTCCCTCGAGTAATAGTTCGTATTACTCATGTTAGTCGCAACCAGGACCTTGCTAGTGATTTTCATGGCAAAATACGTACGGTAGACAAAAATCTAAAACAGCTGTTTGGATCGGTTCCGGGCCAGATGGCTTGTTAAACTTATATGTAACTGTGGTATTGTTAGCCCTGGTTGAATAATACAAACTAATTTTTCCATGAAAAAAAATCCTCGACAACTTTGTTGTTTGAGCTGATGAAATTGTTGATCTTAGATGAGACCAGATAAAACATTCTTGTTTCCTTTTCCTGTGATAAGGATGCTTCTAGTCCCATTTGACAATTGCATCATGTCTCTCTGGCTCTGAGCGAGGCCTGTCGCATCGCCAAATCAGATTTTCTTTGTGAAACATTTTCTCCACCCACAtgttttttgtgaaaagatttagcTTTGTTCCCAAAAACATGCGAGTGCGTAGAAAATGCCAGGCAGAGTCCATCCACACTGAAAAAGTGCGACAAGGGGCGTTGGCCTCATTTGCCATTTGGTTCACAGGATTTCTGACAGTGTAATCCCTGCAACACAAAGTTTTCTAGAAAATGTGTTGTTTGTGTCGATGAAATTGTGGATCGTGGATGAGAGTAGAACAACCGTTCTTGCTTCTTCAAATGATGTGGATGTGTCTAGTACCATTTGACAAATCATGTCTCTTTTGACTC encodes the following:
- the LOC123146202 gene encoding lysM domain receptor-like kinase 3 produces the protein MVGLRRHQMCKTKSATATAATPSMARSSATTPTTATAHGRRSPRANTNGTHPTSYSTSSAALSTSSSSAASSLQALKDSLPDLPLLLTFAELAAATKNFSPAHRLAPGSSNSFRCALRGHPAAVFRRALRRDPAEVSARLAVLGHCHHAAIARLYGAAASPDGALFLAYELVPGAAPLSALLRGANNPSFTPLASWHSRLRLAADACDALSYVHLQAGTVHNRLSSSSVLVCGQGPLLRAKLAHFGSADLAGELPDDESGDKEARQRRTGSRGRRIEGTRGYMAPELTAGGSPTRRSDVFALGVLLLELVSGQEPVRYEFNKATGDYERTSLIESASAASASGGGEGMRQWVDRRLKDSFPVDAAEALTTLALQCVSKEPAARPEMSWVAAKVSKLFLEAQDWADKFRIPTDISISMAPR